From a region of the Salvelinus alpinus chromosome 2, SLU_Salpinus.1, whole genome shotgun sequence genome:
- the LOC139567727 gene encoding myosin-9-like isoform X1 → MSEADKFLYRDGGKVANPLDQADWATKKLVWIPSETLGFVAGSVKEEKGEECVVELADTGKRVTVNKDDIQKMNPPKFSKVEDMAELTCLNEASVLHNLKDRYYSGLIYTYSGLFCVVINPYKYLPIYSENIIEMYKGKKRHEMPPHIYAITDNAYRSMMQDREDQSILCTGESGAGKTENTKKVIQYLAHVASSFKSKKDQGAALAHGELEKQLLQANPILEAFGNGKTVKNDNSSRFGKFIRINFDVNGYIVGANIETYLLEKSRAIRQAKDERAFHIFYYMLTGAGDKMRSELCLEDYKNYRFLTHGNVTIPGQQDRDLFVETMDAFNIMSIPEEERIGLLKTVSAVLQLGNMSFKKERNSDQASMPDDTAAQKVCHLLGMNVTDFTRAILSPRIKVGRDYVQKAQTQEQAEFAVEALAKASYERMFRWLVMRINKALDKTKRQGASFIGILDIAGFEIFELNSFEQLCINYTNEKLQQLFNHTMFVLEQEEYQREGIEWSFIDFGLDLQPCIDLIEKHASPPGVLALLDEECWFPKATDKSFVEKVVQEQGNNPKFQKPKKLKDSADFCIIHYAGKVDYKADEWLMKNMDPLNDNVATLLNQSTDKFVSELWRDVDRIVGLDKVAGMSDGGMHGATKIRKGMFRTVGQLYKEQLSNLMTTLRNTNPNFVRCIIPNHEKKAGKLEPHLVLEQLRCNGVLEGIRICRQGFPNRIVFQEFRQRYEILTPNAIPKGFMDGKQACVLMIKALELDSNLFRIGQSKVFFRAGVLAHLEEERDIKITDIIISFQSWCRGYVARKAFMKRQQQLTAMKVIQRNCAAYLKLRNWQWWRLFTKVKPLLQVTRQEEEMQAREDELEKTKERQQQAEEQLQEFEAKQQQLNTEKLALQEQLQAETELCAEAEEMRSKLATRKQELEEILHDLESRVEEEEERVTQLQTERKKMQTNITDLEQQLDEEEAARQKLQLEKMTTDAKLKKIEENVMVLDDQNNKLNKEKKLLEERISEFTTNLTEEEEKSKSLQKLKNKHEAMITDLEDRLRKEEKSRQELEKNRRKLEGDSTDLNDQMADLQAQIAELRAQLAKKEEELMAALARIEEEAAAKNTAQKKIRELEAQLSELQEDLELERAARAKAEKHRRDLGEELEALKTELEDTLDSTATQQELRTKRETEVTQLKKVLEDEAKVHEQQVADMRHKHNQVFDELNEQLEQAKRNKASVEKAKQAMESEHNELAIELKTLNQGKSESEQRRKKAETQVQELQIKHTESERQRKELAEKVAKMQSELDNVNSVLSVVESKSIKATKDCSTVESQLQDVQALLQEETRQKLSFSTRLRQMEEDQNNLRETLEEEEQGKKNTEKQLYTLQAQLTEMKKKMELETQSLEGAEENKKRMQRELEGVGQQLEEKASAYDKLDKTKTRLQQELDDMMVDQDNLRQTVSNLEKKQKKFDQMLTEEKTISSRNAEERDRAEAEAREKETRALTLTRELETIKDLKDELDRANKVLKAEMDDLVSSKDDVGKSVHELEKAKRAMDQQLEEMRVQLEELEDELQATEDAKLRLEVNMQAMKAQSDRDLQARDEQGEERRKQLVKQVREMETELEDERRQKALAVAAKKKLEADLGELEAGISMANKGRDEALKQLKKLQALLKDQMRELEDLRLSRDEALNMAKENEKKVKAMEADTIHLQEELASAERVKKQAQTERDELQDELNSHNAKNSLTVDEKRRLESRIAKLEEELEEEQLNTEMVNDRLRRTTLQTDQLTTELTAERSTAQRLEGLRAQLDRQNKELKLKLQELEETVKSRYKASIAALEAKLLQLEEQLDLEFKERQHSSRLVRRTEKKLKEVLLQVEDERRNTEQYKAEADKANNRTRQLKRQLEEAEEEVTRANANRRKLQRELDDATESQDAVTREVSTLKSKLRRGDLPLNMRRVMNRTGMGDSDEEMDLTSDASKPIPE, encoded by the exons ATGTCCGAAGCGGACAAGTTCCTCTACAGAGACGGCGGTAAGGTCGCCAACCCCCTAGACCAGGCCGACTGGGCCACCAAGAAGCTAGTATGGATCCCTTCGGAGACGCTGGGTTTCGTGGCCGGCTCCGTCaaggaagagaagggagaggagtgtGTGGTGGAGCTAGCCGATACAGGCAAGAGGGTGACGGTGAACAAGGACGATATCCAGAAGATGAACCCTCCCAAGTTCAGCAAGGTGGAGGACATGGCCGAGCTCACGTGTTTGAACGAGGCTTCAGTGCTGCACAACCTCAAGGATCGCTACTACTCTGGCCTCATCTAC ACGTACTCTGGCCTCTTCTGTGTGGTGATAAACCCCTACAAGTACCTTCCCATCTACTCCGAGAACATCATTGAGATGTACAAGGGCAAGAAGAGACACGAGATGCCCCCTCACATCTACGCCATCACAGACAACGCTTACAGGAGTATGATGCAGG ATCGTGAAGATCAGTCCATCCTCTGCAC AGGAGAATCGGGAGCTGGAAAGACTGAGAACACCAAGAAAGTGATCCAGTATCTGGCACACGTTGCCTCTTCCTTTAAGTCAAAgaaagaccag GGTGCAGCGTTAGCACAT GGGGAGCTAGAGAAACAACTTCTGCAGGCTAACCCCATCCTAGAGGCCTTCGGAAACGGCAAGACGGTCAAGAATGACAACTCCTCCAGATTC GGGAAGTTTATCCGGATCAACTTCGACGTCAATGGATACATTGTGGGAGCCAACATTGAAACTT ATCTGCTGGAGAAGTCCAGAGCCATCCGGCAGGCTAAAGATGAAAGAGCCTTCCACATCTTCTATTACATGCTCACAGGAGCTGGGGACAAAATGCGCT ctgagttgTGTCTGGAGGACTACAAGAACTACCGCTTCCTGACCCACGGGAACGTGACCATCCCTGGTCAGCAGGACCGGGACCTGTTTGTGGAGACCATGGACGCCTTCAACATCATGAGCATCCCAGAGGAGGAGCGGATAG GTCTTCTGAAAACTGTGTCCGCCGTTCTCCAGCTGGGGAACATGAGCTTCAAGAAGGAGCGCAACTCTGACCAGGCCTCCATGCCTGATGACACAG CGGCCCAGAAAGTGTGCCACCTGCTGGGCATGAACGTGACCGACTTCACCCGGGCCATCCTGTCCCCCAGGATCAAGGTGGGCAGGGACTACGTGCAGAAGGCCCAGACCCAGGAGCAGGCTGAGTTTGCGGTGGAGGCCCTGGCCAAGGCCTCCTACGAGAGGATGTTCCGCTGGCTGGTGATGAGGATCAACAAGGCCCTGGACAAGACCAAGAGACAGGGAGCCTCCTTCATCGGCATCCTGGACATCGCTGGCTTTGAGATCTTTGAG CTGAACTCGTTTGAGCAGCTGTGCATCAACTACACCAACGAGAAGCTGCAGCAGCTGTTCAACCACACCATGTTCGTCCTGGAGCAGGaggagtaccagagggagggcaTCGAGTGGAGTTTCATCGACTTCGGCCTGGACCTGCAGCCCTGCATCGACCTCATCGAGAAGCAT GCCAGTCCTCCTGGTGTGCTGGCTCTGCTGGATGAAGAGTGCTGGTTCCCCAAGGCCACGGACAAGAGCTTTGTGGAGAAGGTGGTTCAGGAGCAGGGAAACAACCCCAAGTTCCAGAAGCCCAAGAAACTCAAGGACTCTGCCGACTTCTGCATCATCCACTACGCTGGAAAG GTGGACTACAAGGCAGATGAGTGGCTGATGAAGAACATGGACCCCCTGAATGACAACGTGGCCACGCTGCTCAACCAGTCCACTGACAAGTTTGTGTCGGAGCTTTGGAGAGACG tggacCGTATTGTGGGCCTGGACAAAGTTGCTGGGATGTCTGACGGGGGGATGCACGGGGCCACTAAGATCCGTAAGGGCATGTTCCGCACCGTGGGCCAGCTCTACAAGGAGCAGCTGTCCAACCTCATGACCACTCTCAGGAACACCAACCCCAACTTCGTCCGCTGCATCATCCCCAACCACGAGAAGAAG GCTGGTAAGCTGGAGCCTCATCTGGTTCTGGAGCAGCTGAGGTGTAATGGAGTTCTGGAGGGGATCCGTATCTGCAGACAGGGCTTCCCCAACCGCATCGTCTTCCAGGAGTTCAGACAGAG ATATGAGATCCTCACTCCCAACGCCATTCCCAAGGGATTCATGGATGGCAAACAAGCCTGTGTGCTCATG atCAAGGCCCTGGAGCTGGATTCCAACCTGTTCCGGATTGGCCAGAGTAAGGTGTTTTTCCGGGCCGGCGTCTTGGCccacctggaggaggagagggacattaAGATCACCGACATCATCATCAGCTTCCAGTCCTGGTGTCGTGGATACGTGGCCCGCAA AGCCTTCATGAAGagacagcagcagctgactgctaTGAAGGTGATCCAGAGGAACTGTGCTGCTTACCTCAAACTCAGAAACTGGCAGTGGTGGAGACTCTTCACTAAG GTGAAGCCTCTGCTGCAGGTGACCAGGCAGGAAGAGGAGATGCAGGCTAGGGAGGATGAGCTGGAGAAGACCAAGGAGAGGCAGCAGCAAGCTGAGGAGCAGCTGCAGGAGTTTGAGGCCAAGCAGCAACAG CTGAATACAGAGAAGCTAGCCCTGCAGGAGCAGCTGCAGGCGGAGACGGAGCTGTGCGCCGAGGCGGAGGAGATGCGCTCCAAGCTGGCCACCAGGAAGCAGGAGCTGGAGGAGATCCTCCACGACCTGGAGTCcagagtggaggaggaagaggagagggtcacCCAGCTACAGACCGAGCGGAAGAAGATGCAGACCAACATCACG GACCTGGAGCAGCAGCTGGATGAGGAGGAGGCAGCCAGGCAGAAGCTGCAGCTGGAGAAGATGACTACAGATGCCAAGCTGAAGAAGATAGAGGAGAATGTCATGGTGCTGGATGACCAGAACAACAAACTCAATAAG GAGAAGAAGCTGTTGGAGGAACGTATCTCAGAGTTCACCACCAACctgactgaggaggaggagaagtccAAGAGCCTGCAGAAACTCAAGAACAAGCACGAGGCCATGATCACTGACCTGGAGG ACCGGctgaggaaggaggagaagagtcGTCAAGAGCTGGAAAAGAACCGCAGGAAGCTGGAGGGAGACTCCACGGATCTGAATGACCAGATGGCTGACCTGCAGGCCCAGATAGCCGAGCTCCGAGCCCAGCTGGCCaagaaggaggaggagctaaTGGCTGCGCTGGCCAG gaTAGAGGAGGAGGCCGCGGCCAAGAACACGGCCCAGAAGAAGATCCGGGAGCTGGAGGCCCAGCTTTCTGAGCTGCAGGAGGACCTGGAGCTGGAGAGGGCTGCCAGGGCCAAGGCTGAGAAACACCGCAGGGACCTGGGAGAGGAGCTGGAGGCTCTGAAGACTGAGCTGGAggacacactggactccactgcAACACAACAAGAGCTCAG AACCAAGCGTGAGACTGAGGTGACCCAGCTAAAGAAGGTTTTGGAGGACGAGGCCAAGGTGCACGAGCAGCAGGTGGCCGACATGAGGCACAAACACAACCAGGTCTTCGACGAGCTCAACGAACAGCTGGAGCAGGCCAAGAGG AACAAGGCGTCAGTGGAGAAAGCCAAGCAGGCCATGGAAAGCGAACATAATGAGCTGGCCATCGAGCTGAAGACCCTGAACCAGGGGAAGAGTGAGTCAGAGCAGCGCAGGAAGAAGGCTGAGACCCAGGTCCAGGAACTGCAGATCAAACACACTGAGAGCGAGAGGCAAAGAAAGGAGCTGGCCGAGAAGGTGGCCAAGATGCAG TCTGAGCTGGACAACGTCAACAGCGTGTTGAGTGTGGTTGAGAGCAAGTCCATCAAGGCAACTAAAGACTGTTCCACTGTGGAGTCTCAACTGCAGGATGTACAG GCGCTGCTCCAGGAGGAAACTCGTCAGAAGCTCTCCTTCTCCACTCGTCTGCGTCAGATGGAGGAGGACCAGAACAACCTGAGGGAGacactggaggaagaggagcagggcAAGAAGAACACGGAGAAGCAGCTCTACACCCTCCAAGCTCAG CTGACGgagatgaagaagaagatggaGCTGGAGACCCAGTCCCTGGAGGGGGCGGAGGAGAACAAGAAACGGATGCAGCGGGAGCTGGAGGGCGTGGGCCAACAGCTGGAGGAGAAGGCATCGGCCTACGACAAGCTGGACAAGACCAAGACCCGTCTGCAGCAGGAGCTGGATGACATGATGGTGGACCAGGACAACCTCAGGCAGACGGTGTCCAACCtggagaagaagcagaagaagttTGACCAG ATGCTGACTGAGGAGAAGACCATCTCCAGCCGGAATGCTGAGGAGAGGGACCGGGCTGAGGCCGAGGCCAGGGAGAAGGAAACGCGGGCCCTGACTCTGACCCGTGAGCTGGAGACCATTAaggacctgaaggatgaactggACCGGGCCAACAAGGTCCTCAAGGCAGAGATGGATGACCTGGTCTCATCGAAGGACGACGTCGGTAAAAGT GTCCACGAGCTGGAGAAAGCGAAGCGTGCCATGGATCAACAGCTGGAGGAGATGCGCGTGCAGCTGGAGGAACTGGAGGACGAGCTGCAGGCCACGGAGGACGCCAAGCTGCGTCTGGAGGTCAACATGCAGGCCATGAAGGCCCAGTCCGACAGGGACCTGCAGGCCAGAGATGAGCAaggtgaagagaggaggaagcAGCTGGTCAAACAG GTGCGTGAGATGGAGACTGAGCTGGAGGATGAGCGGCGGCAGAAAGCCCTGGCCGTGGCTGCTAAGAAGAAGCTGGAGGCAGACCTGGGAGAACTGGAAGCAGGCATCAGCATGGCCAACAAGGGTCGTGACGAGGCCCTCAAACAGCTGAAGAAACTGCAG GCCCTGTTGAAAGATCAGATGAGGGAGCTGGAGGATCTGCGTCTGTCCAGGGACGAGGCCCTCAACATGGCCAAGGAGAACGAAAAGAAGGTCAAGGCAATGGAGGCTGACACCATCCATCTCCAGGAG GAGTTGGCGTCTGCTGAGCGAGTCAAGAAACAGgcccagacagagagggatgaaCTGCAGGATGAGCTCAACAGCCACAACGCTAAGAA TTCCCTGACGGTGGATGAGAAGAGGAGGCTGGAGTCTCGTATCGCTAAGCtagaggaggaattggaggagGAGCAGTTGAACACAGAGATGGTCAACGACCGCTTGAGGAGAACCACACTGCAG ACTGACCAGCTGACCACTGAGCTGACGGCAGAGCGCAGTACCGCCCAGCGCCTGGAGGGGCTCCGGGCCCAGCTGGACCGGCAGAACAAGGAGCTGAAGCTCAAGCTGCAGGAGCTGGAGGAGACTGTGAAGTCCAGATACAAGGCCTCTATCGCTGCCCTGGAGGCCAAGCTACTGCAGCTGGAGGAGCAACTGGACTTGGAGTTCAA GGAGCGTCAGCATTCGTCCAGGCTGGTCAGGCGCACGGAGAAGAAGCTGAAAGAGGTGCTGCTGCAGGTGGAGGACGAGAGACGCAACACCGAGCAGTACAAAGCAGAG GCGGACAAGGCGAACAACCGCACACGTCAGCTAAAGCGTCAgctggaggaggcagaggaggaagTGACACGTGCCAACGCCAACCGCAGGAAGCTGCAGAGGGAGCTTGATGATGCCACTGAGTCGCAAGACGCAGTGACCCGAGAGGTCAGCACCCTGAAGAGCAAGCTCCG GCGCGGGGACTTGCCTTTAAACATGCGCCGTGTCATGAATCGCACAGGCATGGGGGACAGTGATGAGGAGATGGATCTGACCAGCGACGCATCCAAGCCTATACCCGAGTGA